In Magnetospirillum sp. XM-1, a single window of DNA contains:
- a CDS encoding bifunctional aminoglycoside phosphotransferase/ATP-binding protein, which produces MATGRASIRGSRVSPCPGSEAEAFLADPRTHGGAGVERVDTHISTLFLAGDRVFKLKKPVRLPFLDFTALSARKAACEAEVEINRRATPDLYLGVRALTRAQGGGLELDGPGEAVDWAVEMRRFDQDTLFDRLARRGELDRERCNGLTEAIAAFHRAAPVRPDRGGRAGLDWTISTNRLSMLAQDAAVLPVDAVEDLARASFAALERFAPRLEERRAAGFVRQCHGDLHLGNICLWQGRPALFDAIEFSEDIACIDVIYDLAFLLMDLDHRGARQQANWVMNHYLDLTADFAGIAPMPLYLSCRAGVRAHVCAAMAEGAQGEGRERLVADSRSYLAAARAYLDPPAPRLLAVGGLSGSGKSRMGRELAPFLAVPGAAVVRSDSLRKHLMGVPIWEKLGPDGYTAEVTERTYQHLYETCAALLADGHGVVADAVFAKPEQREAIEGVARAAGVRFDGLWLEAPAELSKRRIAERKANVSDATPQVLEHQLSYDLGAIAWTRIDSSPPKDVTLAAGRAALGV; this is translated from the coding sequence ATGGCGACCGGGCGGGCAAGTATCAGGGGCAGCAGGGTGTCACCCTGCCCCGGCTCTGAGGCGGAAGCCTTCCTGGCTGATCCCCGCACCCATGGGGGGGCGGGGGTGGAACGCGTCGATACCCATATCTCCACCCTGTTCCTGGCCGGTGACCGCGTCTTCAAGCTGAAGAAGCCGGTGCGCCTGCCGTTTCTCGACTTCACCGCCCTTTCGGCCCGCAAGGCCGCCTGCGAGGCCGAGGTGGAGATCAACCGCCGCGCCACGCCCGACCTCTATCTCGGGGTGCGGGCGCTGACCCGCGCCCAGGGCGGCGGGCTCGAACTGGACGGGCCGGGCGAGGCGGTGGACTGGGCGGTGGAGATGCGCCGCTTCGACCAGGATACCCTGTTCGACCGGCTGGCCCGACGGGGCGAGCTGGACCGCGAGCGCTGCAACGGCCTGACCGAGGCCATCGCCGCCTTTCACCGCGCCGCGCCGGTGCGCCCCGACCGGGGCGGGCGGGCCGGGCTGGACTGGACCATTTCCACCAACCGCCTGTCCATGCTGGCCCAGGACGCGGCCGTTCTGCCGGTGGATGCGGTGGAGGATCTGGCCCGCGCCTCCTTCGCTGCCCTGGAGCGCTTCGCCCCCCGGCTGGAGGAGCGCCGCGCCGCCGGTTTCGTGCGCCAGTGCCACGGTGACCTGCATCTGGGCAACATCTGTCTGTGGCAGGGGCGTCCGGCCCTGTTCGACGCCATCGAGTTTTCCGAGGACATCGCCTGCATCGACGTGATCTACGACCTGGCCTTCCTGCTGATGGACCTGGATCACCGTGGAGCGCGGCAACAGGCCAACTGGGTGATGAACCATTACCTGGACCTGACCGCCGATTTCGCCGGCATCGCACCCATGCCGCTTTATCTCTCGTGCCGGGCCGGGGTACGTGCCCATGTGTGCGCCGCCATGGCCGAGGGTGCCCAAGGCGAGGGGCGCGAGCGTCTGGTCGCCGATTCCCGCTCGTATCTGGCGGCGGCGCGGGCCTATCTCGATCCGCCCGCCCCCCGGCTGCTGGCGGTGGGCGGGCTTTCGGGCAGCGGCAAGTCGCGCATGGGTCGCGAGCTGGCCCCCTTCCTGGCGGTGCCCGGCGCGGCGGTGGTGCGAAGCGATTCCTTGCGCAAGCACCTGATGGGCGTTCCCATCTGGGAAAAGCTCGGCCCCGATGGCTATACGGCGGAGGTGACCGAGCGCACCTACCAGCATCTCTACGAGACCTGCGCCGCCCTGCTGGCCGATGGTCACGGGGTGGTGGCCGACGCCGTCTTCGCCAAGCCCGAGCAGCGCGAGGCCATCGAAGGTGTGGCACGGGCGGCGGGCGTGCGCTTCGACGGGCTGTGGCTGGAGGCCCCGGCCGAGTTGTCCAAGCGGCGCATCGCCGAGCGCAAGGCCAACGTCTCGGACGCCACGCCCCAGGTACTGGAGCACCAGCTCTCTTACGACCTGGGGGCGATCGCCTGGACGCGTATCGATTCCTCGCCGCCCAAGGACGTCACCTTGGCCGCCGGCAGGGCCGCGTTGGGGGTATAG
- a CDS encoding nitrous oxide reductase accessory protein NosL has protein sequence MRFFTTLLLCLFLLSARAQAGEVVVAPPGPNSVCPVCGMFVAKYPEWVAAAVFKDGHAHYFDGAKDLFKFMRDVGKFDPGHKAADIAIVAVTDYYGVRTIDARGAFFVVGSDVLGPMGHELVPLASRQDADEFMADHKGKRIVSFEQVGDEILKGLDKGQVK, from the coding sequence ATGCGATTTTTCACCACCCTGCTGCTGTGCCTTTTCCTGCTGTCCGCCCGCGCCCAGGCCGGCGAGGTGGTGGTGGCCCCGCCCGGACCCAATTCCGTCTGTCCGGTCTGCGGCATGTTCGTCGCCAAGTACCCGGAATGGGTGGCGGCCGCCGTGTTCAAGGACGGCCACGCCCATTACTTCGACGGCGCCAAGGACCTGTTCAAGTTCATGCGGGACGTGGGGAAGTTCGATCCCGGCCACAAGGCCGCCGACATCGCCATCGTCGCGGTCACCGACTATTACGGCGTCCGGACCATCGACGCGCGCGGCGCTTTCTTCGTGGTGGGGTCCGACGTTCTGGGGCCCATGGGCCACGAACTGGTGCCGCTGGCGTCCAGACAGGACGCCGACGAGTTCATGGCCGACCACAAGGGCAAGCGCATCGTGTCCTTCGAGCAAGTGGGCGACGAAATTCTGAAAGGCCTGGACAAGGGCCAGGTCAAGTGA
- a CDS encoding disulfide bond formation protein B — MKIELRPLALGVAGICLAALALALVAQYGFGLRPCNLCLIQRVPFALAALLGLAALKEGWPAATLLRLAGIALAVNGAIAVYHVGVEQHWWASAVCSGAQQGAVAVADLLAEMNRPAEAQCDTPAWSFHGITMAALNVPFSALFGLAVLWAVKRSKGLKP; from the coding sequence ATGAAGATCGAACTCCGCCCCCTCGCCCTTGGGGTGGCCGGCATCTGCCTCGCCGCCCTGGCTCTGGCCCTGGTCGCCCAGTACGGGTTCGGCCTGCGCCCCTGCAATCTCTGCCTGATCCAGCGGGTGCCGTTCGCCCTGGCCGCCCTGCTGGGGCTGGCGGCGCTGAAGGAAGGCTGGCCCGCCGCAACGCTGCTGCGCCTGGCCGGCATCGCCCTGGCCGTCAACGGCGCCATCGCCGTCTACCACGTGGGGGTCGAGCAGCATTGGTGGGCCTCGGCGGTCTGTTCCGGCGCCCAGCAGGGCGCCGTGGCCGTGGCCGACCTGCTGGCCGAGATGAACCGTCCGGCGGAAGCCCAGTGCGACACCCCCGCCTGGTCGTTCCACGGCATCACCATGGCCGCCCTCAACGTGCCGTTCTCGGCCCTGTTCGGCCTCGCGGTGCTGTGGGCGGTCAAGCGTTCGAAAGGCTTGAAGCCATGA
- a CDS encoding nitrous oxide reductase accessory protein NosL translates to MNRRKFLAAGTALSVAATVAAPVSAAEGDGTPMQFIPKKPKDPTPLVDELAKYPKCPYCGMDRKEYHFSRHLVHYSDDLVDGTCSLHCAAVSLSVNLDRVPKAIYAPDNGSGEALKPMTNAEAASYVIGGDHRGVMTKKPKTSFASKVAAEAAKGSGEVVDFDKALMLAYMGMAEDTMMIRMKREERRKKMMGDHQMHKG, encoded by the coding sequence ATGAATCGTCGTAAGTTCCTGGCGGCCGGCACCGCCCTTAGCGTTGCCGCCACGGTCGCCGCTCCGGTTTCCGCCGCCGAGGGCGACGGCACGCCCATGCAGTTCATTCCGAAGAAGCCCAAGGACCCGACGCCCCTGGTGGACGAACTCGCCAAGTACCCGAAGTGCCCCTATTGCGGCATGGATCGCAAGGAGTACCATTTCAGCCGCCATCTGGTTCACTACTCGGATGATCTGGTGGACGGCACCTGTTCGCTCCATTGCGCCGCCGTGTCGCTGTCGGTCAACCTGGACCGGGTGCCGAAGGCCATCTACGCTCCCGACAACGGCTCGGGCGAGGCGCTCAAGCCCATGACCAACGCCGAAGCGGCGTCCTATGTCATCGGCGGCGACCATCGCGGCGTGATGACCAAGAAGCCCAAGACCTCGTTCGCCTCCAAGGTGGCGGCCGAGGCCGCCAAGGGATCGGGCGAGGTGGTGGACTTCGACAAGGCCCTGATGCTCGCCTATATGGGCATGGCCGAGGACACCATGATGATCCGCATGAAGCGGGAGGAACGCCGCAAGAAGATGATGGGCGACCATCAGATGCACAAGGGCTGA
- a CDS encoding ArgK/MeaB family GTPase, translating into MTLDDIRAGGKAALARALAELERYPDAPATVALLDRAYAEPRAHVVGMTGPPGVGKSTLMNALIADWRGRGRSVGCIAVDPSSRRSGGALLGDRTRLTTDPEDQGVFVRSMAARDRLGGLAGLTVSAMVLMRALYDMVLIETVGVGQSETDVVGVADTVLFCVQPGSGDSLQFMKAGIAEIPHVVVVTKADMGPAAVRARADVQGALGLGGGGGHEGWETPVLMVSSARREGVEELVAAIDTHAAALGEATPGGEPRLAAIRHAQAEAWLEEAVRERFGREGVRRAGDLSLPPGASPFVRLSELSLYLGSDSKG; encoded by the coding sequence GTGACCCTCGACGACATCCGGGCGGGCGGCAAGGCCGCCCTGGCCCGCGCCCTGGCCGAACTGGAGCGCTATCCCGACGCGCCCGCCACCGTGGCGCTGCTCGACCGCGCCTACGCCGAACCCCGCGCCCATGTGGTGGGCATGACCGGGCCGCCCGGCGTCGGCAAGTCCACCTTGATGAACGCCCTGATCGCCGACTGGCGCGGCCGGGGGCGCAGCGTGGGCTGCATCGCCGTCGATCCGTCGTCCCGGCGCTCGGGCGGGGCCCTGCTGGGCGACCGCACCCGGCTGACCACCGATCCCGAGGACCAGGGCGTCTTCGTCCGCTCCATGGCGGCCCGCGACCGCCTCGGCGGCCTGGCGGGGCTGACCGTCTCGGCCATGGTGCTGATGCGCGCCCTCTACGACATGGTGCTGATCGAGACGGTAGGGGTGGGCCAAAGCGAGACCGACGTGGTCGGCGTCGCCGATACCGTGCTGTTCTGCGTCCAGCCGGGTTCGGGCGATTCGCTGCAGTTCATGAAGGCGGGCATCGCCGAGATTCCCCACGTGGTGGTGGTGACCAAGGCCGACATGGGGCCGGCGGCGGTGCGCGCCCGCGCCGACGTGCAGGGCGCCCTGGGCCTGGGCGGCGGAGGCGGCCACGAGGGATGGGAAACCCCGGTCCTGATGGTGTCCTCGGCCCGGCGCGAAGGGGTGGAGGAACTGGTGGCCGCCATCGACACCCATGCCGCCGCCCTGGGCGAGGCCACCCCGGGCGGAGAGCCCCGTCTGGCCGCCATCCGCCATGCCCAGGCCGAGGCCTGGCTGGAGGAGGCGGTGCGTGAACGCTTCGGCCGCGAAGGGGTGCGGCGCGCCGGCGACCTGTCGCTGCCGCCCGGCGCCTCGCCCTTCGTCCGACTGTCGGAGTTGTCGCTATATTTGGGGTCCGACTCTAAAGGTTGA
- a CDS encoding universal stress protein — MSAFKSILVPVEDELSAAIPLDTALRLAGRFSGHVTGLHVRTDPTNAVPLVGEGMSGAMVEEMIGIAETQSAQRAKLARAAFDVALARNGAPLADAPPGDGLSAEWVEVVGREEDVVTWRGRVSDLVVFGHPGGEAEVSSMITLNTALMACGRPLLLCPAEPAPLPGTNVCIAWNGSAEAARAVAFAMPFLKTAASVTILTVAEHAGGPAPAGDLETYLAWNGIAASTTVIQAPSSHAGEELLRQTRKAGADLLVMGAYTHSRLRQLILGGVTRHVIAHAPLHVLMCH; from the coding sequence ATGTCCGCCTTCAAGTCGATTTTGGTCCCGGTCGAGGATGAACTGTCCGCCGCCATTCCGCTGGATACGGCGCTGCGTCTGGCCGGGCGCTTTTCCGGGCATGTGACCGGCCTGCACGTGCGCACCGACCCCACAAACGCCGTGCCGCTGGTGGGCGAGGGCATGTCGGGGGCCATGGTCGAGGAGATGATCGGCATCGCCGAGACCCAGTCGGCCCAGCGCGCCAAGCTGGCCCGCGCCGCCTTCGACGTCGCCCTGGCCCGCAACGGCGCGCCGCTGGCCGATGCCCCGCCCGGGGACGGCCTGTCGGCCGAGTGGGTCGAGGTGGTGGGCCGCGAGGAGGACGTGGTCACCTGGCGCGGCCGGGTGTCCGATCTGGTGGTGTTCGGCCATCCCGGCGGTGAAGCCGAGGTGTCGTCCATGATCACGCTGAACACCGCGCTGATGGCCTGCGGCCGTCCGTTGCTGCTGTGCCCGGCCGAACCGGCCCCGCTGCCCGGCACCAATGTGTGCATCGCCTGGAACGGCAGCGCCGAGGCGGCCCGCGCCGTGGCCTTCGCCATGCCCTTCCTCAAGACAGCGGCGTCGGTGACCATCCTGACCGTGGCGGAACATGCCGGCGGTCCCGCTCCGGCCGGCGATCTGGAGACCTACCTGGCCTGGAACGGCATCGCCGCCAGCACCACCGTCATCCAGGCCCCCAGCTCGCACGCGGGCGAGGAATTGCTGCGCCAGACCCGCAAGGCGGGCGCCGACCTTCTGGTGATGGGGGCCTACACCCATTCGCGCCTGCGCCAGCTGATCCTGGGCGGCGTCACCCGCCACGTCATCGCCCATGCGCCGCTGCACGTGCTGATGTGCCATTGA
- a CDS encoding NUDIX hydrolase — MPLTEGKASGRRADYRRYRELVETRPELFQRPPGGIAILLDEADIAAASKAVARRNRARGLPPASASVGVLVEDAYILMLRDAVRFPDGSLGTHNRVIYANGARGVGVLPLFQGRIVLLRVFRHAIGRFLLEIPRGSVEAGDGLEETVLREIAEEVGGRVTAATHLGRTFCDTSLSNGGLDYFLAELSTLGKPQLSEGIFDMVQVTPERFAAMVAEGAVEDAHAVNAFCLARLKGLLP; from the coding sequence GTGCCATTGACCGAGGGGAAGGCGTCAGGGCGGCGGGCGGATTACCGCCGCTACCGTGAACTGGTGGAGACCCGGCCGGAGCTGTTTCAAAGGCCGCCGGGGGGCATCGCCATTCTGCTGGACGAGGCCGACATCGCCGCCGCCTCCAAGGCCGTGGCCCGGCGCAACCGCGCCAGGGGACTGCCTCCCGCCTCCGCCTCGGTGGGGGTGCTGGTGGAAGACGCCTATATCCTGATGCTCCGCGATGCGGTGCGCTTCCCCGACGGCTCGCTGGGCACCCACAACCGGGTGATCTACGCCAACGGCGCCCGGGGCGTGGGGGTGCTGCCGCTGTTCCAGGGGCGGATCGTCCTTCTGCGGGTGTTCCGGCACGCCATCGGCCGCTTCCTGCTGGAAATTCCGCGCGGATCGGTGGAGGCCGGGGACGGGCTGGAGGAAACCGTGCTGCGCGAGATCGCCGAGGAAGTGGGGGGACGGGTCACCGCCGCCACCCATCTGGGCCGGACGTTCTGCGACACCTCGCTGTCCAACGGCGGCCTCGACTATTTCCTGGCCGAGCTTTCGACCCTGGGCAAGCCGCAATTGTCCGAGGGCATCTTCGACATGGTCCAGGTGACCCCCGAACGCTTCGCCGCCATGGTCGCCGAGGGCGCCGTCGAGGACGCCCACGCCGTCAACGCATTCTGTCTGGCCCGCTTGAAAGGATTGCTGCCGTGA
- a CDS encoding diguanylate cyclase domain-containing protein has protein sequence MPSSVAAVAGTGKVSVDHELLELVSALVCILRQGEVVFINQAGVKVLGLGSQDDAIGTAFVEFVEADYRFLVEAGWELLAEEEFLPLKLMRRDGTLFEAEIRVRLIPGPEESFLVEARDISKFVKSAEALREREERLQGVLASVAEGIITVDEHGLIETANPAAERMFGHPKGKLVGKHIGVLMGPDMQDQHQALFAQYLAGSAKLMGRSVESMGYRADGTHFPMEISVSELRYGKGRLFTSILRDISERKENEERIKRLAHHDTLTGLPNRNLLNDRISHALARVRRHGGRMAVLYVDLDKFKPINDTLGHEAGDAVLREVARRLNNCVRSSDTVSRVGGDEFVVVVEEIGRPGEAAMVARKIIETLGSPIFYNEHACQVGASIGIAVFPDDGNTMDEVSKAADVAMYRVKHSGRNGYCFYSDAMPADEIDLAEAPAGG, from the coding sequence GTGCCCTCGTCCGTTGCCGCCGTCGCCGGGACCGGAAAGGTCAGCGTGGACCACGAGCTGCTTGAGCTCGTGTCGGCGCTCGTCTGCATTCTGCGTCAGGGCGAGGTGGTCTTCATCAATCAGGCCGGCGTCAAGGTCTTGGGGCTTGGGTCTCAGGACGACGCCATCGGCACCGCCTTCGTGGAATTCGTCGAGGCCGACTACCGCTTTCTGGTGGAGGCCGGCTGGGAATTGCTGGCCGAGGAAGAGTTCCTGCCGCTGAAGCTGATGCGCCGCGACGGCACCCTGTTCGAGGCGGAAATCCGCGTGCGTCTGATTCCCGGTCCGGAAGAGTCGTTCCTGGTCGAGGCCCGCGACATCTCGAAATTCGTCAAGTCGGCCGAAGCGCTGCGCGAACGCGAGGAACGGCTCCAGGGCGTGCTGGCCTCGGTGGCCGAAGGCATCATCACCGTCGACGAGCATGGCCTGATCGAGACGGCCAACCCGGCGGCCGAGCGGATGTTCGGCCACCCCAAGGGCAAGCTGGTGGGAAAGCATATCGGCGTGCTGATGGGGCCGGACATGCAGGACCAGCACCAGGCTCTGTTCGCCCAGTATCTGGCCGGTTCGGCCAAGCTGATGGGCCGTTCGGTGGAAAGCATGGGCTATCGCGCCGACGGAACCCATTTCCCCATGGAAATCTCGGTCAGCGAATTGCGCTACGGCAAGGGCCGCCTGTTCACCAGCATCCTGCGCGACATCTCCGAGCGCAAGGAGAACGAGGAGCGCATCAAGCGCCTCGCCCACCACGACACCCTGACCGGCCTGCCCAACCGCAACCTGCTCAACGACCGCATCAGCCACGCCTTGGCCCGCGTGCGGCGCCACGGCGGCCGCATGGCGGTGCTTTACGTCGATCTGGACAAGTTCAAGCCCATCAACGACACCCTGGGCCACGAGGCCGGCGACGCGGTGCTGCGCGAAGTGGCGCGGCGGTTGAACAATTGCGTTCGCAGCTCGGACACGGTGTCGCGCGTCGGCGGCGACGAATTCGTGGTGGTGGTCGAGGAGATCGGCCGGCCGGGCGAGGCCGCCATGGTGGCGCGCAAGATCATCGAGACCCTTGGCTCGCCCATCTTCTACAACGAACATGCCTGTCAGGTGGGAGCGTCCATCGGCATCGCGGTGTTCCCCGACGACGGCAATACCATGGACGAGGTCAGCAAGGCCGCCGACGTGGCCATGTACCGGGTGAAGCATTCGGGCCGCAACGGCTATTGCTTCTACTCGGACGCCATGCCGGCCGACGAGATCGACCTGGCCGAGGCTCCTGCCGGGGGCTGA
- a CDS encoding demethoxyubiquinone hydroxylase family protein translates to MKTADNRIPGDLDHAALIDRFLRVNQAGELGAVRIYEGQRAVLGRKGGKAAPLLKHMAEQEQEHLDAFNRMISERRTRPTILSPLWHLAGFALGAGTALLGEKAAMACTVAVEETIDEHYARQAEALGEDEAALRDTIQKFRADEIEHRDIGLEHGAEQAPAYPVLSAAIKGGCRLAIWLSERI, encoded by the coding sequence ATGAAGACCGCCGACAACCGCATCCCCGGCGACCTGGACCATGCCGCCCTCATCGACCGCTTCCTTCGGGTCAACCAGGCGGGCGAGCTGGGGGCCGTGCGCATCTACGAGGGCCAGCGGGCCGTGCTGGGGCGCAAGGGTGGCAAGGCGGCCCCCCTGCTCAAGCACATGGCCGAGCAGGAGCAGGAGCACCTGGACGCCTTCAACCGCATGATCTCGGAACGCCGCACCCGCCCCACCATCCTGTCGCCGCTGTGGCATCTGGCCGGCTTCGCCCTGGGGGCGGGCACCGCGCTCTTAGGGGAAAAGGCGGCCATGGCCTGCACCGTGGCGGTGGAGGAGACCATCGACGAGCACTACGCCCGTCAGGCCGAAGCGCTGGGCGAGGACGAGGCGGCCTTGAGGGACACCATCCAGAAGTTCCGCGCCGACGAGATCGAGCACCGCGACATCGGGCTGGAACACGGCGCCGAGCAGGCCCCCGCCTATCCCGTGCTGTCCGCCGCCATCAAGGGCGGTTGCCGCCTGGCCATCTGGCTCAGCGAACGGATCTGA
- a CDS encoding sulfite exporter TauE/SafE family protein, with translation MAGEIDYTLAFMAGILGSGHCVGMCGSLVSACFVRMGEAGRGMVPALAYHGARVSVYVLVGVIAAALGLALVSTGIVGKVQGILQIVAGLVVILLGLDILGLLPRRLPLVGVPMAAFGRYYFAAAAKGAAKGAAMAGLMNGLMPCALTLAVAVKASTAPEIWQGGGLMLAFGLGTLPSMLFVSFVLGRLGARARGWLLKGAAMVVIVLGAATLMQGLRFFAVMKNLSNW, from the coding sequence GTGGCGGGCGAGATCGACTACACCCTGGCCTTCATGGCCGGCATCCTAGGCAGCGGCCATTGCGTCGGCATGTGCGGCTCGCTGGTGTCGGCCTGCTTCGTGCGCATGGGCGAGGCGGGCAGGGGAATGGTTCCGGCGCTGGCCTATCACGGGGCGCGGGTGTCGGTCTATGTGCTGGTCGGCGTCATCGCTGCCGCGCTGGGCCTCGCTTTGGTCTCCACCGGCATCGTCGGCAAGGTGCAGGGCATCCTGCAGATCGTCGCCGGGCTGGTGGTGATCCTGCTGGGGCTCGACATCTTAGGCCTGCTGCCCCGGCGGCTGCCGCTGGTCGGCGTGCCCATGGCCGCTTTCGGCCGCTATTACTTCGCCGCCGCCGCCAAGGGAGCGGCCAAGGGCGCCGCCATGGCCGGATTGATGAACGGGCTGATGCCCTGCGCGCTGACGCTGGCCGTGGCGGTCAAGGCCAGCACCGCGCCGGAAATCTGGCAGGGTGGGGGGCTGATGCTGGCCTTTGGCCTCGGCACCCTGCCGTCCATGCTGTTCGTGAGCTTCGTGCTGGGGCGCCTGGGGGCGCGGGCACGCGGGTGGCTGCTGAAGGGCGCGGCCATGGTGGTCATCGTCTTGGGCGCGGCGACCCTGATGCAGGGGCTGCGCTTCTTCGCGGTGATGAAGAATCTGTCCAACTGGTGA
- the dcd gene encoding dCTP deaminase, with protein MSVMPDTWIREMAKTKGMIEPFTEKLQREGVISYGLSSYGYDARVAPEFKIFTNVDSAVVDPKNFSSASLVDRQTDVCVIPPNSFALARTVEYFRIPRDVLVICLGKSTYARCGIIVNVTPLEPEWEGHVTLEFSNTTPLPAKIYANEGACQFIFLKGNSVCETSYGDRAGKYQGQQGVTLPRL; from the coding sequence ATGTCCGTCATGCCCGACACCTGGATCCGCGAGATGGCCAAGACGAAGGGCATGATCGAGCCCTTCACCGAGAAGCTGCAGCGCGAAGGCGTCATCTCCTACGGCCTGTCCTCCTACGGCTACGACGCCAGGGTGGCCCCCGAATTCAAGATCTTCACCAACGTGGATTCGGCGGTGGTGGACCCCAAGAACTTCTCGTCGGCCTCGCTGGTGGACCGTCAGACGGATGTCTGCGTCATTCCCCCCAACAGCTTCGCCCTGGCCCGTACGGTGGAGTATTTCCGCATCCCCCGCGACGTTCTGGTGATCTGCCTGGGCAAGTCCACCTATGCCCGCTGCGGCATCATCGTCAACGTGACGCCGCTGGAGCCGGAATGGGAAGGCCACGTCACCCTGGAATTCTCCAACACCACGCCGCTGCCCGCCAAGATCTACGCCAACGAGGGCGCCTGCCAGTTCATCTTCCTCAAAGGGAACTCGGTGTGCGAGACCTCCTATGGCGACCGGGCGGGCAAGTATCAGGGGCAGCAGGGTGTCACCCTGCCCCGGCTCTGA
- a CDS encoding histidine phosphatase family protein produces the protein MTVFLVRHGQSEGNRDRVFSGVSDHCLTELGRAQAREAGRALFGLRFAHVLTSRLSRAVETCDLLLEAAQARVVGRRRELDRLSERNFGVFEGVVDDEAALAADPVRRRVAFDVAFRPEGGESMQDCLERSVTCFEADVLPLTEDGHVLVVSHGNVVRSLALHHLGWPVEMLPEMPSRNCLITRIEPAGWRLRSVR, from the coding sequence GTGACCGTCTTTCTTGTCCGCCACGGCCAGTCCGAAGGGAACCGGGACAGGGTGTTTTCGGGGGTCAGCGACCATTGCCTCACCGAACTGGGCCGGGCCCAGGCGCGGGAAGCCGGCCGCGCGCTGTTCGGGCTGCGTTTCGCCCATGTGCTGACGTCGCGGCTGTCGCGCGCCGTGGAGACCTGCGACCTGCTGCTGGAGGCCGCCCAGGCGCGGGTGGTCGGCCGGCGGCGGGAACTGGACCGGCTGAGCGAACGGAATTTCGGCGTGTTCGAAGGCGTGGTCGATGACGAAGCCGCCCTGGCGGCTGATCCGGTCCGCCGGCGGGTCGCCTTCGACGTGGCCTTCCGGCCCGAAGGAGGCGAATCCATGCAAGATTGCCTGGAGCGCTCGGTCACCTGCTTCGAAGCCGATGTCCTGCCCCTGACCGAGGACGGCCATGTGCTGGTGGTGTCCCACGGCAACGTGGTGCGCTCGCTGGCGCTGCATCACCTGGGATGGCCGGTGGAGATGCTGCCCGAGATGCCGTCGCGCAACTGCCTGATCACCCGCATCGAGCCGGCGGGCTGGAGGCTCAGATCCGTTCGCTGA